In Chitinophagaceae bacterium, the DNA window CCGCATTTACGATGGAGAGTTTTTGGTGCACGTTGCGCCTGATGGAAAGTTGTTTTGTGCGAATGGTAAAATGAAAAGAGGACTTTCTCTTGACACGAAGCCTGTTATTACGGAAGCTGCTGCGGTAACTATTGCGATGACACAGATCAATGGAGTAAAAGGACTGTGGAACTATGCTGCAGAAGAACAAAAACTTAGAGCTAAACGAAATGATCCTTCAGCCACCTGGTTTCCGAAAGGAGAACTGATGCTGAGAGCGAAAGAAGGTACCGATCATTTTCATGATGGAACAATGGTGCTTGCATGGAAATATGATCTGCATGTACGGAATGGTGTCGCGAAAAGGGTTTTTGTAAATGCAACAACAGGAGCTATTCTGAATGAGATAGATATATCGGACTTGTGTAACCCGGGAACAGTAAATACCGGTGACCTATCAGACGGCTGGTACGGCACTAAAAATATAAACACCGATAAAGGTTTAGGCCTTTACTATCTGATTGATGATTGTGATCCCAACATTCTCATTCATACTTATTCATACGATTATTTTGCAGGGGAAGAAAGCGAGATTGCAGATGCAAATAATGTGTGGGATGATCATGGTGATCCGGCCGAGATATCCGGTGCCACTACACATTGGGGTGTAAAAGCATCCCGTGACTATTATTCTTTTTTTCACAACAGGCATAGCTGGGATAACGACTTTGGAGACCTGATCTCTTATGTGAATACACAAATGGATGTGAATGAAGATGAAGCCGACGCAACCAATGCCTGCTGGGGTTGTAATGGAGACGTGATGACTTTTGGATCTGGTGAGGATTATTATTCTGATGATAACTGGAATTCAATTGATGTAATTGGTCATGAAATGACACACGGTGTTGACCAATCATCACATGACCTTGACGGTGATGGCGAAGCAGGTGCCTTGGGCGAATCTTATTCAGATATTTTCGGGGAACTGATAGAGGGCTACGTATTTAATGAAATGGATTGGATCAACGGAACGCCCGTGGGAAGCAACAGAAACCTTAAAAATCCGAATAGCAAAAACAGTCCGGATACTTATGGCGGAGATTTTTGGAACGGACAGGAAAAATACAATATGGCGAATGTTCAGAATCATTGGTTCTACATTTTATATGTTGGTGATACAGGCGCCAATGATTTTGGAATAAATTATAGCGTGGAAGGCATTGGAACTGCTGCAGGTGATATTGCATATTTGGCCCTGACAGAATATGTTACGAGTGCTGCAACGTTTGAAGATTCAAGAAGTGCAACACTTCAGGCTGCCATTGAAATCTTTGGAAGTTGCTCTAACGAAGCCATACAAACAGGCAAAGCATGGGATGCGGTGGCAGTGGGTGAACTCACAGAAGATTATTTTGAGAGTGTATGCGGAAATATTTTATTCGGTTCCTGGCAGGCAATTGGCGAATTGCAGAGTGGAGGCGGCACCTGTACTACTACAGCTACGCCTACCATATCAAGCGTCACGTTTTCTGCAGGATATTCTGTTACATTATCTGAGGGATTCAGTGCTTCCTATTCCGGCAACAACACATTTACGGCTTACCTCGAACCTTGTGCGTACACTATTTATGGAAAGAGCAGCAATGAAACTTCTGAAAATGTAGCGTATGAAGAGGAGGAACAGCCAACAGCGCAAGAAAGTTTTTCATTGTTTCCAAATCCTGCTGCTGATGTAGCGATTGTAAAATTTAATCTGACTGAAGAAAAAAATGTTACTGTCATGGTTTCAGATTTAAACAGTCGGATAGTTTCGAGGCCAATCACCAATGCGAAAATGGATATGGGTGAACACCAGATAAGGATTGATGTTTCACAACTTAATCCGGGCATGTATGAGGTGCAGCTTTTTAGCGGAGCTGAAATAAAATCGCAAAAACTGGTGATACTCCGGTAGCGTATTTTAATGTTGCTATGATAATACCGGATTCCACTGTTGTTGGGATCCGGTTTTATTTTACGCCATGCTTCATCAAAAAAGTCATTGAAAACATAATTAATTATTTATTAATAAGCAAGCTTGCTACTGAATTTTTTTCTTCAGTCATTTCCAGACCTTATAAATGTTTGTATATTGTAAACATGCTGGCCAAATATCGTGAACAGATTATTGCGTACACCTGTATTTTTCTTGCCTATGCCATTTCCTTTTCTACTGCATTTATTTTTATACTTTATTTTGAGAAGGAGCAGTCGATGTTGCAGGAAACATTTTACGCTTCAATTGTTGCCACGGTCATGATCTTCTTATTTTCAATATTATTCCGTAATGCAAGTTTTTATGATCCCTATTGGAGTATTGCTCCATTCGCGATTTGTTTCTACTGGACCACCATGACTCAAATGCATTATTCACTCCGCTTTGATTTTTTATTGCTGTCATTTTTGGCCTGGGGTTTCCGGCTTACCGCCAACTGGCTGAAAAGATGGAATGGATTGAAACATCAGGACTGGAGATATACAGAACTGAAATCAAATGCAGGAATATTTTATCCGTTTGTAAATTTATTTGGTATTCATCTGTTTCCAACAGCCATTGTATTTCTATGCATGCTGCCTGTCTATTTCGCAGTGCGTCAACCCCTTTATGACACGGGGTTTATTGATGTCGTTGCATTTATGGTTTGTCTCACCGCCACGATCATTGAATTGGTGGCCGACGAGCAGCAACGTATATTCAGAGAAAACAGGAAGAGTGAAGAGGAATTTTGCTACACAGGTTTATGGAGATACTCACGTCATCCTAATTATTTTGGAGAAGTACTTTTCTGGTGGGGCATTTATCTGTTCGTATTGCATGCAAATCTGAATTTCTGGTGGACAATCATCGGACCTGTTGCCATGACCTTAATGTTCTTCTTCGTCAGCATCCCAATGATGGAACAACACCTTCTGAAAAAATATCCTAATTATGTAGGCTATCGTATTCATGTTTCCATGCTTGTCCCCTGGTTTTAATGAGCAGCAACAGTTGTTACTGCCTGACCTATCTTTGTAAATATGGAATTGCTTACGAAACTCACTCCTGCTGAAACTTTATTGCTCCTGAAACCCACTGAATCACGGTTACGCGATTTCATGAAATATACATTGATGGATTTGCTCGCAAGGCAAGTGTTGCAATTGCTGAACTATGATATTCAACCCGTGCAGGGAAATGCGACATTGGCTTTTGCTTACGTAATTGCAGGGAAAAATTTTAAAAAGGAAGAACCCAAATTGCATGAAATGATTTTCCTTTATCCGTTTTATAAAAAGCCCAAAGCGAAAATTTTATTCACGCACTTTATTCAGATTGCCTTCAAAACAGCCAAAGGTGAAGAAAACTTCAAGAAGAAGTTTCTGTTGGATGGTGAAATCAAATCTCTCATTAAGATTGGTTTTCTGCAACGCATCTTTGGTTCATTTACCTTATCTGATGAAGGGAAAAAGCAAAGTGAAGCAATCATAAAACACTTCAATTTTTTGGATAAGGAATTGCCGTTGATGATGAAGAATGAGCCTGAGAAAGCCAATGAATATATCAACCAGATCAAAGGAAATGTGCTGTTACTCAATGCACTTAAATTTGATTTGCTTCACTTGCTGGGCTCGGAGATTGCAAGAGTTGAATTGGAATTGGAAGGGGGTGAGTAGTGAGTAGTGAGTCCTTAGTCCTTAGTCCTTAGTCCTTAGTTGGCAAGGTGGAGGTTTTCGCTTTTTGGTGAAAGGTAATGGTGAATAGTGAATAGTGAATAGTGAAGATGTCACTTATAATTATACTGACGACTCAGGACTAACGACTTTTAAAATAAATAGTGAAGGCGTTACTTATAAGCCTACTAACGACTAACGACTCAGGACTAAGGACTTTCTAAGCTGCGCGTCTCTGTCCAATTACAATCATCGGACCGTTGCCCGTTACTACCGCTGAATGAAGCGTTCCGGGAGTAATGGTGAGGAAATCACCAGGTTTATGAGCGCTTTTTATGCCCGCGATGGTCATCTCACATTCACCTTTGCAGATGAAGAGATATTCATCATGGCCGCTATGAACTTCTTCTGCTACTCCAGCTCCGGGTTTTCCGAATACGACATACGTTACAAAATCTTCTGTACCCGGAAGATCAATTACTACGAGTTCTTCTTTTGTTTCTGATGGTGCAACCTGGTTTACTTTCAGATAATCAAGCCATTCGGTAATCGTCGATTCGGCAGTTAGTCTGGGAGGAAGATTACCTGTTGGTTTTTCAATATTTATGGATTCAATTGTTGAAATTATTTTTTCTTTCAAATATTGCGGTGGAGCAATATTTGAAACTGCAACTGCGAATTTCGCCAATGCATCATTCACTGCAGCAATTTCATCTTTCAGCAGTTGGTCATTCAAAGCAAGTTGCTCAACAAGCAAATTTTCTTCCTCGCTTGCAATGCCAAGGCAGTACAGTTCAATAACACCGGATGCTATAAGATCTCTTGATGTCATTTGGAGAAGTATTCGTTTTTTAGATGATTCACGGCATTATGTAATTCCATCCGGACAACGTTTTCAGTACACTTAAATTTCCCGGCCATTTGTTCAACATTC includes these proteins:
- a CDS encoding M4 family metallopeptidase, whose product is MKRTSILILMMILVLIMNNVSAQPLKIEDTLFWNVEMNSMANPRSNRDWIFFRPEFNADPMLLLSSYKKAFNLGADDEMRFVKISEDQYGYHHYTFDQYYKGVRIYDGEFLVHVAPDGKLFCANGKMKRGLSLDTKPVITEAAAVTIAMTQINGVKGLWNYAAEEQKLRAKRNDPSATWFPKGELMLRAKEGTDHFHDGTMVLAWKYDLHVRNGVAKRVFVNATTGAILNEIDISDLCNPGTVNTGDLSDGWYGTKNINTDKGLGLYYLIDDCDPNILIHTYSYDYFAGEESEIADANNVWDDHGDPAEISGATTHWGVKASRDYYSFFHNRHSWDNDFGDLISYVNTQMDVNEDEADATNACWGCNGDVMTFGSGEDYYSDDNWNSIDVIGHEMTHGVDQSSHDLDGDGEAGALGESYSDIFGELIEGYVFNEMDWINGTPVGSNRNLKNPNSKNSPDTYGGDFWNGQEKYNMANVQNHWFYILYVGDTGANDFGINYSVEGIGTAAGDIAYLALTEYVTSAATFEDSRSATLQAAIEIFGSCSNEAIQTGKAWDAVAVGELTEDYFESVCGNILFGSWQAIGELQSGGGTCTTTATPTISSVTFSAGYSVTLSEGFSASYSGNNTFTAYLEPCAYTIYGKSSNETSENVAYEEEEQPTAQESFSLFPNPAADVAIVKFNLTEEKNVTVMVSDLNSRIVSRPITNAKMDMGEHQIRIDVSQLNPGMYEVQLFSGAEIKSQKLVILR
- a CDS encoding DUF1295 domain-containing protein — its product is MLAKYREQIIAYTCIFLAYAISFSTAFIFILYFEKEQSMLQETFYASIVATVMIFLFSILFRNASFYDPYWSIAPFAICFYWTTMTQMHYSLRFDFLLLSFLAWGFRLTANWLKRWNGLKHQDWRYTELKSNAGIFYPFVNLFGIHLFPTAIVFLCMLPVYFAVRQPLYDTGFIDVVAFMVCLTATIIELVADEQQRIFRENRKSEEEFCYTGLWRYSRHPNYFGEVLFWWGIYLFVLHANLNFWWTIIGPVAMTLMFFFVSIPMMEQHLLKKYPNYVGYRIHVSMLVPWF
- a CDS encoding cupin domain-containing protein, translated to MTSRDLIASGVIELYCLGIASEEENLLVEQLALNDQLLKDEIAAVNDALAKFAVAVSNIAPPQYLKEKIISTIESINIEKPTGNLPPRLTAESTITEWLDYLKVNQVAPSETKEELVVIDLPGTEDFVTYVVFGKPGAGVAEEVHSGHDEYLFICKGECEMTIAGIKSAHKPGDFLTITPGTLHSAVVTGNGPMIVIGQRRAA